A window from Kovacikia minuta CCNUW1 encodes these proteins:
- a CDS encoding CHASE2 domain-containing protein yields MNWQFLRANTNLETIRRYLLPGGMAALFVVGLLRLGVWQPLEHLAYNSLFRFRGSLSWDQRLVVVAIDEASLRQLGHFPLSRKYYTLLLDRLTKAESSVVVLDVVFSEATLEDRSLAAAIARHGRVVLAQASSQGQFLPPAPQLKAPAIAIGHVLNAPDSDGVIRRIYPEIQNIPSLGIAAVQVYSLVQEPVVLPDLHQPLWINWLGPAQQMPQYTLTEVLNGNVPAQEFRDKIVVVGATAKGLSNLFTPFDRNPPTSGVYLDATAIDNLLQRRFLRVPKTRWLVVMLILAGLGLSPFLVYWSWGQRLVFLAGLCLGWVLLGLLLLHLNYWLPIASPLILFGLTTAIVEVSERLRLTTRLRQDILRLWQFYRQNRFLLTDLNQTRDQLQPPSATPIVPNPLTEGIPSTTVQPVEQLAELADQLARAQAAYSAIARNLSIGLLAADRDGQVWFCNPVAAEWLAIRLGDYLQDQLVPDWFNPTEWEANWQILSAGQPFRRESQRGDRWFEIKLEPLFYQPALATGIGIAAQPPTGLLLLLEDITLYKQAETEVRNALEREKDLNELKSRFISTISHEFRTPLTTIQSATELLEHYEWSAEEKQERFQQIHRAVQHMTQLLEDVLLIGRAEVGNLKFRPARLNLTEFCQEIVTSLQLTTSNHSLTFVSASQSPFAWFDAKLLRQILTNLISNAVKYSPQGGVIELGLQQETTSFVLWVRDQGIGIPPEDLPHLFEHFYRANNVGSITGTGLGLAIVKKSVELHQGTLTVQSQVGVGTEFRVALPLNIGQEDIAI; encoded by the coding sequence ATGAACTGGCAGTTCCTTAGGGCTAACACCAATTTAGAAACGATCCGGCGTTATCTGCTTCCTGGGGGCATGGCAGCCTTGTTTGTTGTAGGGTTGCTGAGGTTGGGAGTTTGGCAACCGTTGGAACATCTTGCTTATAACAGCCTGTTTCGGTTCCGGGGTTCTCTGTCCTGGGATCAACGGCTCGTGGTTGTGGCGATCGACGAAGCGAGTTTACGCCAATTAGGGCATTTTCCCTTATCGCGTAAATATTACACACTCCTGTTGGACCGGCTGACAAAGGCAGAGTCGAGCGTGGTGGTATTGGATGTGGTGTTCTCGGAGGCCACTCTGGAGGATCGATCGCTGGCAGCCGCCATTGCCCGTCATGGGCGGGTGGTGCTGGCACAGGCCAGTAGCCAGGGACAGTTCCTACCTCCAGCGCCTCAGTTGAAAGCACCCGCGATCGCGATCGGGCATGTCCTCAATGCTCCCGATAGTGATGGGGTCATCCGTCGTATCTACCCAGAAATACAAAATATCCCCAGCCTTGGAATCGCTGCCGTGCAGGTCTATTCCCTGGTGCAAGAACCAGTCGTGCTGCCTGATCTGCATCAGCCCCTGTGGATTAATTGGCTTGGTCCAGCCCAGCAGATGCCGCAATACACCCTGACCGAAGTACTGAATGGTAACGTTCCAGCCCAGGAATTTCGAGACAAAATTGTGGTGGTGGGTGCCACTGCTAAAGGCTTGAGCAATCTTTTCACCCCCTTTGACCGCAATCCTCCTACCAGTGGGGTTTATTTGGATGCAACAGCGATCGATAATTTGCTCCAACGGCGGTTTCTCCGGGTTCCCAAGACACGCTGGCTCGTGGTGATGCTGATTCTGGCGGGACTGGGGCTGAGTCCTTTCCTGGTTTATTGGAGCTGGGGACAACGGCTCGTTTTTCTGGCGGGTTTGTGTCTGGGGTGGGTGCTGTTGGGTCTTTTGCTGCTCCACCTCAATTACTGGTTGCCCATCGCTTCTCCCCTCATTCTATTTGGGTTGACAACTGCGATCGTCGAGGTTTCTGAACGGTTAAGACTCACCACTCGTCTGCGGCAAGATATCCTCCGGCTTTGGCAGTTCTATCGTCAAAATCGATTTCTTTTGACAGACCTCAACCAAACCCGAGACCAGCTTCAACCGCCTTCAGCAACGCCCATTGTGCCAAATCCCTTAACTGAAGGGATACCCTCAACCACCGTACAACCCGTCGAGCAACTGGCGGAACTGGCAGACCAACTTGCTCGCGCCCAGGCCGCTTATAGCGCGATCGCCCGCAATCTCTCAATTGGGTTACTGGCAGCCGATCGGGACGGCCAGGTCTGGTTTTGTAACCCGGTTGCCGCAGAATGGCTAGCCATTCGCTTAGGTGACTATCTGCAAGACCAATTAGTACCAGACTGGTTTAATCCAACCGAGTGGGAGGCTAACTGGCAAATCTTGAGTGCCGGACAACCCTTCCGACGGGAGTCGCAGCGAGGCGATCGCTGGTTTGAAATTAAACTGGAACCACTGTTTTACCAACCTGCTTTAGCAACTGGAATTGGAATAGCAGCCCAGCCCCCAACAGGCTTACTGTTGTTGCTGGAAGACATTACCCTCTACAAACAGGCTGAAACCGAAGTTCGCAACGCCCTGGAACGGGAAAAAGATCTGAATGAGCTAAAATCCCGCTTTATTTCAACCATTTCCCATGAATTTCGCACCCCCTTAACCACAATTCAATCTGCCACCGAACTGTTAGAACACTACGAATGGTCTGCCGAAGAAAAACAAGAGCGATTTCAGCAGATCCATAGGGCAGTTCAACATATGACTCAGTTGCTTGAAGATGTCTTGCTGATTGGTCGAGCAGAAGTTGGCAATCTGAAATTTCGTCCTGCACGCTTGAACTTGACAGAATTTTGTCAGGAAATTGTTACGAGTCTTCAACTAACAACAAGTAACCATTCCCTGACTTTTGTCAGCGCGTCTCAATCCCCTTTTGCCTGGTTTGACGCCAAATTGTTGAGACAGATTCTCACAAATTTAATTTCAAATGCCGTTAAATATTCTCCTCAAGGGGGAGTCATAGAACTGGGATTGCAGCAGGAGACAACATCTTTTGTCCTGTGGGTACGCGATCAAGGAATTGGTATCCCACCGGAAGACTTGCCCCACTTGTTTGAACACTTTTACCGGGCAAATAACGTGGGCAGCATTACGGGAACAGGGCTGGGATTGGCCATTGTAAAAAAATCGGTGGAATTGCACCAGGGAACGCTGACTGTGCAAAGCCAGGTAGGAGTTGGGACAGAGTTTAGAGTGGCTCTGCCGTTGAATATTGGGCAGGAAGATATTGCCATTTAA
- a CDS encoding ATP-binding protein: MARVLVVEDERVIAWHLQMVLEKLGHTVVESADSGIQAIRAAETARPDLVIMDICLKGNIDGVEAAEQIYQSFNIPIIYLTAYADAATLQRAKRSSPYGYLLKPLRTQDLQSTIEITLHRHQLEQSAKNTQIQIQENLNQQLQQVSAQFSVGVICIHLLQQLFHQISIHANETDALKAVLQQLGQSLAARYCWLTRYDTEQVRSASERGKATVICEYSEDGLGDHPSLMGRVLDLQQNSEFYQHLNRRKFWLSPDNQRLPVPYQALVVPGTQLLVCSLGNEQMIIGEMGIVTTDEWRWSEQQIELISNVMGQAAIALRQLSSHLLPEESQGIGTVDRLKDEFISAVSHELRTPLTNMRMAVEMVQRVANSLKNSDANPEAQKNSQLLWQRMERYLQVLQEEWNQEFHLINDLLDFQGTGIADDPILLAPLNLQEWLPPIVNRLIPQALKQRQMLTCRVAPTLPVLTTDASSLERVMAELLNNALKYTPSGQQIRVTAEPDETWLRLSVTNTGATIPSEELDRIFQPFYRISRRDAWNFSGTGLGLALVKKLVTRLEGLVQVESDNDRTTFTVLLPL, from the coding sequence ATGGCAAGAGTTTTGGTGGTCGAAGATGAACGAGTCATTGCCTGGCATCTCCAGATGGTTTTGGAGAAGCTTGGGCATACCGTGGTTGAGAGCGCTGACTCTGGTATACAAGCCATTCGAGCTGCCGAAACTGCTAGACCAGACCTGGTAATTATGGATATTTGCCTTAAGGGAAATATTGATGGCGTAGAAGCAGCGGAGCAAATTTATCAATCCTTTAATATTCCGATTATTTACCTGACTGCCTATGCAGATGCAGCAACTTTGCAGCGGGCGAAGCGCTCCTCTCCCTACGGCTATTTGCTCAAACCTTTAAGGACGCAAGATTTGCAGAGCACGATCGAAATTACGCTGCATCGGCACCAATTAGAACAATCAGCAAAAAATACTCAAATTCAAATTCAGGAGAATCTGAATCAACAACTCCAGCAGGTATCGGCTCAGTTCTCCGTTGGAGTAATTTGTATTCATTTGCTTCAGCAACTCTTCCATCAAATTAGTATCCATGCAAATGAAACGGATGCTTTGAAGGCGGTGCTTCAGCAATTGGGGCAATCTCTGGCAGCCCGATATTGCTGGTTAACCCGGTACGACACAGAACAAGTCCGATCTGCGTCAGAGCGTGGAAAGGCAACGGTTATCTGTGAATACAGTGAAGATGGTTTGGGAGATCATCCTTCTCTGATGGGCAGAGTGCTCGATTTGCAGCAAAATTCTGAGTTTTATCAGCACCTGAACCGACGGAAATTTTGGCTGTCGCCGGATAATCAGCGGTTACCGGTTCCCTACCAGGCGCTGGTCGTCCCTGGGACTCAGCTATTAGTTTGCTCTCTTGGCAATGAGCAGATGATAATTGGTGAAATGGGGATTGTGACCACGGATGAATGGCGCTGGTCAGAGCAACAAATAGAATTGATTTCAAATGTTATGGGTCAAGCGGCGATCGCCCTGCGCCAACTGAGTTCCCACCTTTTACCTGAAGAAAGCCAGGGAATCGGAACGGTCGATCGGCTCAAAGACGAGTTCATTAGTGCGGTATCCCATGAATTGCGCACCCCTTTAACCAACATGAGGATGGCAGTCGAGATGGTACAGCGCGTTGCCAACTCCCTCAAAAATTCTGATGCCAACCCAGAAGCTCAAAAAAATAGCCAGCTTCTCTGGCAGAGAATGGAGCGCTATCTCCAGGTGTTGCAGGAAGAATGGAACCAGGAATTTCATTTAATTAATGACCTGTTGGACTTTCAGGGTACAGGTATTGCGGATGATCCTATCCTGCTGGCTCCCCTCAACCTCCAGGAATGGCTGCCCCCGATCGTGAATCGTTTGATCCCTCAGGCACTGAAGCAAAGACAAATGCTGACCTGCCGGGTTGCGCCAACTCTGCCAGTGTTGACAACGGACGCATCCAGTCTGGAGCGGGTCATGGCTGAACTGCTCAACAACGCCCTAAAATATACACCATCGGGACAACAGATCAGGGTTACAGCAGAACCAGACGAAACCTGGTTAAGACTTTCGGTGACCAATACAGGCGCTACCATCCCCTCAGAGGAACTCGATCGCATCTTTCAACCCTTCTACCGCATTTCCCGTCGAGATGCCTGGAACTTTAGCGGAACTGGATTAGGCCTGGCTCTGGTTAAAAAGCTGGTGACACGCCTTGAAGGATTGGTTCAAGTCGAAAGTGACAACGATCGAACGACGTTTACAGTGTTGTTGCCGCTGTAG